The proteins below come from a single Denticeps clupeoides chromosome 15, fDenClu1.1, whole genome shotgun sequence genomic window:
- the lrguk gene encoding leucine-rich repeat and guanylate kinase domain-containing protein isoform X2, which translates to MTSVAISPSNSVQPEPDRQRVEHKADGDLTEEAVSDSLSDLGVSAAGLQLVFRALSVPGRNLNNISLLCRYVHLQKLELPHNRIKDLSCVSHMPYLITLDASHNCLSDFFGFQPPKNLKEVNLSYNQISEMKDLSAYSSLGRLVLDHNSVRRIHGLQSCISLTHLSLAHNKIARIHGLENLPLRELCLSGNMIEKIENLGTLRALQSLDLSSNRIHSLCGLNNLPLLGSINLESNLISEIKEASPIHDLYLLRDLNLRGNPVQDQPDYRLAIIFLLQQLTSLDQQPATAEEKVSAVNMYDPPLEEAAARDHMTQVLYQTLQPQGILDSTMPGLDAPYPMLVLTGPRACGKRELAHRLCQEFTEFFAYGACHTTREPYSGEEDGPDYHFITEEQFQNMIHMGKFIQTMQYGGHWFGLSWEAVESVAREGLACCVHMELEGVLSLKKSRFEPRYVLLIPTSTESYTHCLRHRQLYTQAEMQLDAAVSRIDLYGRVNRERPGFFDIVIPSDDRAQAYAVLRQAVMEYLNLEESRGGDSSPATPACSSNNMTCDSALSEKRKGVTLKAPPTTEAEADSYSRNYWNKVQAEITLQKSPAETASINRRQQMIRDALMGKPSPRASSRGVYTAPSRLTHQSAGHNLPGATEDSSLPRRSAPPRPAPGLSHLGRCPGTHKFRFMSSSTLRASAERRSPGGWEGPARLRRRRCAALWH; encoded by the exons atgacGTCCGTCGCGATTTCGCCGTCGAATTCTGTTCAGCCGGAGCCGGACAGACAGCGGGTGGAGCACAAG GCGGACGGGGACCTGACGGAGGAGGCGGTGTCCGATTCTTTATCCGACCTGGGGGTCTCCGCCGCCGGCCTGCAGCTGGTCTTCCGCGCCCTGTCCGTCCCG GGACGCAACCTGAATAATATTTCACTTCTGTGCCGTTATGTCCATCTTCAAAAGCTAGAGCTTCCCCACAATAGAATCAAAG ATTTATCCTGCGTAAGCCATATGCCGTACCTCATAACACTGGACGCATCCCACAACTGCCTCTCCGACTTCTTTGGATTTCAGCCACCCAAAAACCTCAAG GAAGTGAACTTGTCTTACAACCAGATATCTGAGATGAAGGACCTGTCTGCCTACTCGTCTCTGGGGAGACTTGTTCTTGACC ATAACTCGGTCCGTAGGATCCATGGTTTGCAGAGCTGCATCAGCCTGACTCACTTGAGTCTGGCTCATAACAAGATCGCCCGCATCCACGGCCTGGAGAACCTGCCGCTGCGAGAGCTCTGCCTG AGCGGTAATATGATTGAGAAAATAGAAAATCTGGGCACTCTGCGGGCTCTGCAGTCACTGGACCTGTCCTCCAACCGAATCCACAGCCTCTGTGGCCTGAACAACCTCCCTCTCCTGGGGTCCATCAACCTGGAGAGTAACCTG ATCAGCGAGATTAAAGAGGCGTCGCCGATCCACGACCTGTATCTGCTGCGGGACCTGAACCTGCGGGGAAACCCCGTGCAG GACCAGCCGGACTACAGACTAGccatcatcttcctcctgcagcagctgaCCAGCCTGGACCAACAACCCGCCACCGCAGAGGAGAAG GTGTCGGCCGTCAATATGTACGATCCGCCCCTGGAGGAGGCTGCGGCTCGAGATCACATGACCCAGGTGCTGTACCAGACTCTGCAGCCTCAGGGCATCCTTGACAG CACCATGCCCGGTCTGGACGCCCCGTACCCCATGCTGGTGCTGACCGGCCCCCGGGCCTGCGGGAAGAGGGAGCTCGCCCACCGGCTGTGCCAGGAGTTCACCGAGTTTTTTGCATACGG TGCGTGTCACACCACCCGGGAGCCGTATTCCGGCGAGGAGGATGGTCCTGACTACCACTTTATCACCGAGGAACAATTTCAGAACATGATTCATAtg GGTAAATTCATCCAGACGATGCAGTACGGGGGCCACTGGTTTGGTTTGTCCTGGGAGGCTGTGGAGAGCGTTGCCCGCGAGGGTCTGGCCTGCTGTGTGCACATGGAGCTGGAG GGCGTCCTCAGTCTGAAGAAGTCCCGCTTCGAGCCGCGCTACGTCCTGCTCATCCCCACCAGCACTGAAAGCTACACCCACTGCCTCAGGCACCGGCAGCTCTACACCCAGGCCGAGATGCAGCTGGACGCGGCCGTGTCTCGCATCGACCTCTACGGCCGCGTCAACAGGGAGCGGCCGGGCTTCTTCGACATTGTTATCCCGTCCG ATGACAGGGCCCAGGCGTATGCGGTGCTGAGGCAGGCGGTGATGGAGTACCTGAACCTGGAAGAGTCGAGGGGCGGAGACAGCAGCCCAGCGACACCTGCCTGCTCCTCTAACA ATATGACTTGCGACTCGGCCCTGTCTGAGAAGAGGAAGGGTGTCACCCttaaagccccgcccaccaccgAGGCAGAGGCCGACTCCTACAGCCGGAACTACTGGAACAAAGTCCAGGCTGAGATCACACTGCAGAAAAGCCCCGCC GAGACGGCCTCCATCAACAGGCGACAGCAGATGATCCGAGATGCGCTGATGGGGAAGCCTTCTCCACGAGCCTCTTCCAG AGGTGTTTATACAGCTCCGTCACGCCTCACCCATCAGTCTGCAGGTCACAACCTGCCCGGCGCCACCGAGGACAGCAG CTTGCCACGCCgctccgccccgccccgccccgcacCAGGCCTGAGCCATCTGGGGAGGTGTCCTGGCACACACAAATTTAGATTTATGTCTTCCAGCACCCTCCGAGCATCGGCTGAGCGAAGGTCCCCAGGAGGTTGGGAGGGTCCGGCGaggctgcggcggcggcgctgTGCAGCGTTGTGGCACTAA
- the lrguk gene encoding leucine-rich repeat and guanylate kinase domain-containing protein isoform X1 — protein sequence MTSVAISPSNSVQPEPDRQRVEHKADGDLTEEAVSDSLSDLGVSAAGLQLVFRALSVPGRNLNNISLLCRYVHLQKLELPHNRIKDLSCVSHMPYLITLDASHNCLSDFFGFQPPKNLKEVNLSYNQISEMKDLSAYSSLGRLVLDHNSVRRIHGLQSCISLTHLSLAHNKIARIHGLENLPLRELCLSGNMIEKIENLGTLRALQSLDLSSNRIHSLCGLNNLPLLGSINLESNLISEIKEASPIHDLYLLRDLNLRGNPVQDQPDYRLAIIFLLQQLTSLDQQPATAEEKVSAVNMYDPPLEEAAARDHMTQVLYQTLQPQGILDSTMPGLDAPYPMLVLTGPRACGKRELAHRLCQEFTEFFAYGACHTTREPYSGEEDGPDYHFITEEQFQNMIHMGKFIQTMQYGGHWFGLSWEAVESVAREGLACCVHMELEGVLSLKKSRFEPRYVLLIPTSTESYTHCLRHRQLYTQAEMQLDAAVSRIDLYGRVNRERPGFFDIVIPSDDRAQAYAVLRQAVMEYLNLEESRGGDSSPATPACSSNNMTCDSALSEKRKGVTLKAPPTTEAEADSYSRNYWNKVQAEITLQKSPAETASINRRQQMIRDALMGKPSPRASSRGVYTAPSRLTHQSAGHNLPGATEDSSSDESRASSGLSTRSSADVGSASGLKRSELLGPEHDPDSQRNHLDSGVTPDPPVSPGRPGSNARPVLPPIPSGRKTAEPSPRA from the exons atgacGTCCGTCGCGATTTCGCCGTCGAATTCTGTTCAGCCGGAGCCGGACAGACAGCGGGTGGAGCACAAG GCGGACGGGGACCTGACGGAGGAGGCGGTGTCCGATTCTTTATCCGACCTGGGGGTCTCCGCCGCCGGCCTGCAGCTGGTCTTCCGCGCCCTGTCCGTCCCG GGACGCAACCTGAATAATATTTCACTTCTGTGCCGTTATGTCCATCTTCAAAAGCTAGAGCTTCCCCACAATAGAATCAAAG ATTTATCCTGCGTAAGCCATATGCCGTACCTCATAACACTGGACGCATCCCACAACTGCCTCTCCGACTTCTTTGGATTTCAGCCACCCAAAAACCTCAAG GAAGTGAACTTGTCTTACAACCAGATATCTGAGATGAAGGACCTGTCTGCCTACTCGTCTCTGGGGAGACTTGTTCTTGACC ATAACTCGGTCCGTAGGATCCATGGTTTGCAGAGCTGCATCAGCCTGACTCACTTGAGTCTGGCTCATAACAAGATCGCCCGCATCCACGGCCTGGAGAACCTGCCGCTGCGAGAGCTCTGCCTG AGCGGTAATATGATTGAGAAAATAGAAAATCTGGGCACTCTGCGGGCTCTGCAGTCACTGGACCTGTCCTCCAACCGAATCCACAGCCTCTGTGGCCTGAACAACCTCCCTCTCCTGGGGTCCATCAACCTGGAGAGTAACCTG ATCAGCGAGATTAAAGAGGCGTCGCCGATCCACGACCTGTATCTGCTGCGGGACCTGAACCTGCGGGGAAACCCCGTGCAG GACCAGCCGGACTACAGACTAGccatcatcttcctcctgcagcagctgaCCAGCCTGGACCAACAACCCGCCACCGCAGAGGAGAAG GTGTCGGCCGTCAATATGTACGATCCGCCCCTGGAGGAGGCTGCGGCTCGAGATCACATGACCCAGGTGCTGTACCAGACTCTGCAGCCTCAGGGCATCCTTGACAG CACCATGCCCGGTCTGGACGCCCCGTACCCCATGCTGGTGCTGACCGGCCCCCGGGCCTGCGGGAAGAGGGAGCTCGCCCACCGGCTGTGCCAGGAGTTCACCGAGTTTTTTGCATACGG TGCGTGTCACACCACCCGGGAGCCGTATTCCGGCGAGGAGGATGGTCCTGACTACCACTTTATCACCGAGGAACAATTTCAGAACATGATTCATAtg GGTAAATTCATCCAGACGATGCAGTACGGGGGCCACTGGTTTGGTTTGTCCTGGGAGGCTGTGGAGAGCGTTGCCCGCGAGGGTCTGGCCTGCTGTGTGCACATGGAGCTGGAG GGCGTCCTCAGTCTGAAGAAGTCCCGCTTCGAGCCGCGCTACGTCCTGCTCATCCCCACCAGCACTGAAAGCTACACCCACTGCCTCAGGCACCGGCAGCTCTACACCCAGGCCGAGATGCAGCTGGACGCGGCCGTGTCTCGCATCGACCTCTACGGCCGCGTCAACAGGGAGCGGCCGGGCTTCTTCGACATTGTTATCCCGTCCG ATGACAGGGCCCAGGCGTATGCGGTGCTGAGGCAGGCGGTGATGGAGTACCTGAACCTGGAAGAGTCGAGGGGCGGAGACAGCAGCCCAGCGACACCTGCCTGCTCCTCTAACA ATATGACTTGCGACTCGGCCCTGTCTGAGAAGAGGAAGGGTGTCACCCttaaagccccgcccaccaccgAGGCAGAGGCCGACTCCTACAGCCGGAACTACTGGAACAAAGTCCAGGCTGAGATCACACTGCAGAAAAGCCCCGCC GAGACGGCCTCCATCAACAGGCGACAGCAGATGATCCGAGATGCGCTGATGGGGAAGCCTTCTCCACGAGCCTCTTCCAG AGGTGTTTATACAGCTCCGTCACGCCTCACCCATCAGTCTGCAGGTCACAACCTGCCCGGCGCCACCGAGGACAGCAG CTCTGACGAGTCCCGCGCCAGTTCTGGCCTGTCCACGCGCAGCTCTGCAGACGTGGGTTCGGCTTCAGGCCTCAAGCGCTCCGAGCTGCTGGGCCCGGAACACGACCCGGACTCGCAGCGGA ATCACTTGGACTCCggagtgacccctgacccccctGTCTCACCTGGGCGGCCGGGATCCAACGCGAGACCCGTCCTGCCCCCCATACCATCCGGCCGCAAGACTGCAGAGCCCAGCCCCAGAGCCTGA